The sequence TATTCATAAACTAAAGGgttgttaatattattaaggTTATTCACCATGCTGGGGCTGATTGAGCAGTTGCTGAATGGATGCTTTCCTAGCCAGCAGGAAATCAGCAAGCGCCTGGCGAGGGGAGCTGTCTTCCAGGAGCATGGTGGAGACCAGCGCTTCAGCGATCGCTTGATCAGACACAGCCCTGCCTCGCAGCACAGACTTACTCTCCAATAAGATGGTAGACCTACAGACAAAGACAACTAGCTTTTAGTAAGAGAAAGAAACTAAACCAAATGGTGCATTTAAAATgcgtttaaagggatagtacaccaaGAATTCtgagtcattccaaacctgtaagattttggtaaatcttcaaaaaaatcatattatagtATGTTTCTGTTCTCTGACTGAAAGTTCAggtaattaaaacagaaaagatgTAAAAAGGTTATAAAGGCACTGTAAAACaaatcttatgaatataatataaaaataccatATTTGCATCTTATTAACAATCTCATATGACTATTAATGtgtgtcttatgggtttggaacagcatgagggagggtaaatgatgactgacttttcttttttgggtgaactatccctttcacaGCTACGTGAATCAATAACGCACCTGAAATGACCAGCAGCTGCTACCTGGCGCACCAGGATGGGGAAGCGAGAGAGGACGGGGCTGTACTGATGCCCTCCTCCCTCCAGGTGCAGCTGGCTGTGAAGGTGACAGCACAGCAGGTAGAGCTGCGTGGCCTGCAGGTACTGCGACGACTCCATCGCGCTCCACACACGCTCTGGGATTTCCAGGAGGAGCTTTATCTGTGATGCCATCATGTAAAATCTCTCCTGTGACTGTTTCTGACCCTGCCAGCAACAAAAACACATTCCCAACACATCTCATCAGCATCTAATAAAGGGAGTTTTTGTATGTTAATCGAAACTGGACACCAATACAGAATTGAGGTATGGACTTACAGGATaaggggtcagtaagatttatttttatttttttaaaggaaattaatattaaaaattacaaatcttgtaaaagatttatatttcaaatagataaaaaaaaacttattcaaagactactgaaaaaaaaaactgttttcagcattgcaaaaaataagtaatgtgtcttgagcagcaaattagcatattataatgatttccgAGGGATCATGTAATATCTTGTCAACActgtaattgtgattttatttcataCAGTAGTGAATAGTTTGAATCCTGTAGTCTTGAGgcattatttcaaagaaaaactaTATTTGCCAATGTTTATAACAAACATTTGACATATTGTGTTTGTATCTGGCGGTGTGGACCTATATTGAGTGACGAGAAAATTAAAGAAGCAAGTTGCACTCATATAGGCGAGAATCTCTGACCAAGCTGAGTAAATTAAgtaagaataaaaacatttttgcaggCCGTTTTGTCCCAGTTCTCCAGAATGTTAGCAGCACGAGAGCTTTACCTCAGCTGTGCCGCTGGACTGAGGGCCTTGTTTGGCCTGTTTCAGTTTATGGCAGTACCGGTACATGTCCTGGATGGACTCGACGACACTTTCCGAGCACTGTCTCATCTCCCCGATCGTGTCCGCAGCGTCGATCAAGTCCCGGTACCGTTCACCGACCATCTGTCGAAGTTCCTCCTTCTTCTGCTCGATCTCTCCGCGCACTTTCCTCTCGATAGCGCGGATCTCCTCCGCGCTATACCGCTCAAATAAAACCGTGGGGTCTTTAATCTCCGAGACCCGGAGAGACTGGGCCGGTGCCGTAGCCATCTCTTTAAAACCGAGCAGGTAACTCCAGAAATAAAACCCGGAAGCACGAACAGCTCTCCTTCCACGTAAACAAAGGGTCAGAGGTCATTCCTCTCATATCGGGTTAAAGTGAGACAGCGACCTCTTTAGTGGATGTTTGGTACAAATCCCtcaatcacaatatttcttctttCATTCTCTTTAGTGTCTTTCTGTTATCGTATTATTTAGCGATTAATGACCCTAAACGATCCTTttagtattattagtaatattattgttgttattgtaggTATATTTTAATCCTGTTCATGTGTTTACCATCCTTAATGCTAAATGAATCTGAATAAAAACATGGAATACATCGCAAATTAAAAGAAATGGTGATTTATCGAATGGAATACCGACTGTGTTAGCTGTTTTTGAGCAGGCACTCTTGTTAATATTTTGTCAGCACCACATTAAAGGCAACTGAATTTATTCTGACTAGGTAGATTCATGTAATTTTGTGCAATCATCCCACTTCCGCTAAAAAACATCTTGAGCTGCCCTCAGAGCGACAGGTGTAACGCAGAAACCCGGAAATACGACAGACGAAAACAACAGGTGAGTGATCGATGAAAGATACATTCGGAAAGTTTATGACAAATTAGGCtgattatacaaaaataaacgtGTGTTATATACGATTAGCTAATCTACATAACGATAGGTcgagttattttattttcctaattTTGACGATCGTGAGACTAGCTTATAAAAAGAAaccataaattattttaattattgatataAATGTTAAACGCATGTATTTCAGCATGTATTTCAGTATTTCAGCAATTTTTAACTGGATACACGTATACGAGTAAAACAATGATTAGATCTTCGAAGCAGCAATTTTTTCCTCTATTGTTTCAGTTTCTTaaatcaaaatatgtttttcttaagttttaaaatattattaattatacctTAAGATTCTCGCTGTGGTTTATTATTACAAGTTTATCTCAGTTCTTCTGGTCGAAAACTAGTAAAGACAAAACTTCTCGTTTTCAGGATGTCACTTGAATGTTGAACCGGTTGGGTTCGTTTCTGGGCATCAGGCTTGCATTTTCTTAGTTGTTTGTATTTTGAGTATAATTCCCTCCCTGTAGGAATCTTCTCACTGAAGTCATGGATAAGAACATACAACAGGATTTTGAGAACCAGTTCAATGATGTGGTCTCAAGACTTCAATCAAAGAAGATGTTTCAGTCAGACTGGGACATTGCCTCTTTCGCAGTTTTCTTCATCTTTATAGGCAAGTAGAATTAAGCAAAAATAAGAAATGAACATAAGCAAGTAAGAATCATTAAAGTCAATGTTAAATGTCCATAGGAATGGTCCTGTTGCTGGTTATCTTGGTTCTCATccgctgctgctgttgctgctgctgtgatGAGAAGGTCAGAATGTTACTGGTGTAATCTCACAGATAACTGTACATCTATAGATTCATGAAACAATACAACTCTCATGACATTACAGCCAAGAAGACAGAAGGTGGGCATCGACAATATGGGAATGGAGCCCTGATCTTCCAGAAACAACAGGCACCATTACATCCACTTTTTTTTCCTATCAGTTTTGCCACCTATCCTGTTTATATGTGAACAAGTAAAATAATAGAGGTAGGAGAAAAATATTTTAGGTAGATACTTCCTTATAGGgatgataaaaactaaaaacttttccTACTGTGTAAAAATGCAGTTAATATTTACCCTGGAAATCAATCACATGATTGAAGTTACATTTCATTGTAgatactaatcatttcatcagagaGAACAGATTTTAATATACAAGCATGCACATCACTTTTGAAGACATTGGTTACTTTCTGGTTACACACTTTATTGAAGCAACTTTCCGGGATAGAACCAATGCAGGCCCTTGACAAATGGCCTCTATTGAAAAGAGCTTGTTTTTAGTTGTCCATTGAACATCATGTTTAATCTGTTAATCTTGTATCTGGCTGTTAAGACTGAATCCACTTAACCTACACATTTTCACTGAATTAGCCTTGTCCAAGTGTTTTTAGTAGATTTCTTTCAAATGCTTGACTTTTAAAtcttacatacacacatacattttatatatatatatatatatatatatatatatatatatatatatatagagagagagagagagagagagagagagagagagagcgcctaCACACTACAGAAGAGGAGAAAAATAACTTGACTGATGAGACTTCTCAGATTTTAGAAAATGTAAACTGATAAGTGATGCTTTACTTGTGAAAACTgtaccattgaaaaaaaaaaaagtgtcaatatttaacttttttaaatgtacatgtacCACATTGTATAAATTTGTAGactttgtaaacaaaaataacacataCATACCTTCATATTAATAGCAAATAAAATGTACCTTTCCCTAAATATCAAACATGGTACTTTATTTAGACAATGGCACTGGATAATTTATTCAGCGTAAAGATTTTTGAGAAATGAAACGAGAGCAAAGTAAATTTCATAATGTTCATAGTATGTTTATTGCACAAAATATTCCATATTAAGCTTGAAATATACATGAAAATAGTTAAACACTTAAAACATGAATCGATATTCAAATTAACATGCAAGAAATCAATGAGGACACAAACCAagtgaacatgaaataaataaaaattagcaaTAAAAGCTGACAAAGTTAACTAACGGTAATGATCTCAAACCCTGAACGGCATCTGAACTATCGCTCaacatcctttcctttccttttcatgATGGAATGATGCTTGTTAGAAACTCTGAACTCTGCTCCCTAAGCAGTCATTCACAGCAATGTGTATAACTGTAATGGAATATGAAGCCCTGACATGTTCACTGTTATCTGTCATTTAGTGTTAATATAGTCATACCACAGCTGAGTCAGGATGGCAAATAAACTGTTggtcattaatgcacattcataAGCATATGCTAATGGTCTCGATGCATTTACTGTTGTGCACCGATGATAGTCCCTGGCATCAGATAATGATCAAGTGTTAAATGTTACAACCCCCTGGACTAAAAGGTAAAAACACTGGTAAAAGGAGTCTGAAGAGGTCACTCAACAAATCATTTGGAGTATTTCACGGTTTTTGTGACAAATATGAACGTAAGCAATGTGTATTTAGTAGCATTTCCTTCCTAAAGCCTAGACGCATATTAGATGAGGTTAACTTCAATATAGGCAAGATTACTGACAAACAGTCAACACTGATAATGACAAATACTgcagaaacacaaaaaaatatgccACTGAATACCTTCATCTGAAGAGACGAATTCAGTCCACATACTACATACACCGCGCACTCTACCTCTGCTGCTGAACAATAAGCACACAAAATTAATACATGGTCATACAGTAAAGTCACGACAGATTATTTCACGGAACTTTTTTTGTTCCTAGTGCATCCTAGAGCATAATTCATTtgatcatttgtattattattcactGTAGAGTTTTGGTCAGAAATAGCTTAAAATGCTCTGTAGTTCCAGAAACTAGAGAAGACCGAAATCTgcaaataaaaggaaagaaatgaACAATGTAAATTTATCTTCTATTAGGAAACTAATTGTATTGATAACAGCATTGTAAGCATCTGCTCCTTTTGTGTCAAagttttgctttgtgttttgGTGGATCACAGGTATTTGCATTAGTCTACAGGACAATCATTAAAAACAACTGGTGAGTTTACCTGGTCTGATACACATttcacactactgttcaaattaaaattttttttttaaaaattctttatatccagcaaggatgcattgaattgattaaaacatacatattttttcaacattgataaatgtttcattctttagcagtaaatcagcatatcagaatgatcaCGTGcaactgaagtctggagtaatgacgctgaaaattcagcttttcatcgtaggaataaattcaattttaaaatatattcaaatagaaaacaattattttaaattgcaataatatcaatataaaaaatattactgtttttactttaattttgatcaaataaattcagccttggtgagcacaagagactaataaaaaaaaaaagaaaaacttaaatcaTTGTTAGTAATTTGTAATGATCCTAGTAATACTATTAATCAAAACTAattataatagattatttatcACAGTATCaggtaattaataaataattactgcAGCAGCACTAATTCTAAACTGCCCAGAAGCTCTGATAACCCTCTATAGGAACAACCCTATTGTTCTTAAGTTATAACAGTGACTGTGCAGGTGAGATGATAATCTCTACTATATCAACAGGCCACACGCACCTTATCTTTGAGCTGCTGACAGAGCTGCAGGGAAATGGTGAAAAACACCAGCGTGTCATTCAGCCACGGCACCACGCACTCCACCTTATGGACCTGGCTCACCTCAAACTTTGTGTTGTTGTATTCACTTTAGGAGAAAAAGCAAATGTGCCAAAAACGTTATCAACCAGaccatttgaaaaataaaaactgagacTGACTGCTGGTGCTGCAGCGTGAAAACAGGAAATGTGAGCACTTACAACATTGCTCCTGGATTATGCAGCACTGAACTTCCTGCTGATTTGAAGTTCTGACAGAAAACAAAATGATtgtgcattttaaaaacacattcctGATAGGAGTGCCTGAAAAATATTTTCtagtcattttcctttttttaggGCAGGTGGCTTGAAAATGGCTTGATACCTTGGTAGTGTTAGGCTGCAGGACATGTAGTTGATACACCGTCAAACACACTTTACTGAGATTGATATAGAAGTTCACTATCATGTCACCAGGCATTGGAGGTGTGAACATTTTCTAGAAAGAACCGGAGAAACGTTCACAAGAGCACATGGAGAATTCCACATCAAGCGTAAAGTGTAGATCCGCGtactaaccattaggccactggcTGCGAGCTCAGGAAGAGTCATGCTGGCAGGGGTTGTGAGTCTGCTTCGGGCTCGGGTCAACTGAAGCATTACAGCATCCATAAGCTGAAACACGAATAACGTCACAGAGTGCAATCTCACGTCAGATACAGTACCAGTGAATGTTCCTAATCCAGAGTAACCTGTAGCACACAACTGCTTCAAATGTACTAACGGGAGATTATGAACCACACAAGTACACATGAAGAAAACCAGGGGccagttttctcaaaaacatttcttaaagttCTGGAAGtagacaccgagtggttgaagtaggtattgcagtccaaattcaaaatactggagaattttttttctttttttcaccccTCTTTGAGACACTGTTGACAATCTGGTAGCCAGATTGATGACAGCAACAAGCAGGAGCACACTtgacgatgaatgaaatgaaatgcgcTGCGTTTCTGCCAACTGGCAAACCAGAGTGccaaaatacaattgggtaaactgacAGTGGGCGAGTTTCACAAACCAAAAGAGACAGACATTGCGGCTcagaatgcacattttcaaaggagaataactgactgtagcatcgtttttcagataaacaagtatgttaaatttacatctgcaaatattttatggtatttttatgcttaagTAGACTCAAGAATTTACATACAGCACATTTAAGAATGTTCTAGAGAAAACACTTATGATTTATTAGGATTACGGAAAAtaacattactaaaaataaaccttttatagttaaaggtgcagtgtgtaaattTTAGCAGCATCTAGCGGCGATGTTACGAATTGCAACCAAAGGCTCTGTCTAACCCCTCCTTTTAGAGAAGCTATgataaagacagaaaaaaagcaatgagatttctttacaagggtaaatcaaataattatattaacGTAAATATTCAATAAATCGATAGTATTGCGAATGTTAATGCACTTGTTCATCAttttgtcagtgttttattcacaAGAACAACAAAGTGTCGAAACGCGCTGTGTAGAACAGTTTGTCCGTTTATGGCTACTGTAAAAACATAGTGGCGACTTCCATGTAAGGGAACCCGCGGTGTATGTAGATAGAAATTGCTCAATCTAAGGTCATAAAAACATAACGGTTCATTAAGTAATgtctttatacacctctgaaaacatagttatgtatattatattgcatttctgtaaatagatcGTTGTAATTATTACACTTTGTACCTTTAAGATAACTTGACTTTTTGCTGGACTCTACACAATCAAATAGGGaccttgtttttatttcattttaatttacggTAGCATTTAGCAGGACATGTTAACTCTTAGCAGTGCAC comes from Carassius auratus strain Wakin chromosome 3, ASM336829v1, whole genome shotgun sequence and encodes:
- the smim22 gene encoding small integral membrane protein 22, which produces MDKNIQQDFENQFNDVVSRLQSKKMFQSDWDIASFAVFFIFIGMVLLLVILVLIRCCCCCCCDEKPRRQKVGIDNMGMEP